From Chiloscyllium punctatum isolate Juve2018m chromosome 36, sChiPun1.3, whole genome shotgun sequence, the proteins below share one genomic window:
- the LOC140460472 gene encoding uncharacterized protein, with translation MEEKNNVHIRDKPYACSVCERSFTQSSGLSRHKCSSKREKPWKCVDCGKGFISPSVLEIHRRGHTGERPFICSTCGKGFTQSANLLEHQRVHTGARPFTCPECGKRFTQSSNLLTHQRSHTGKRPFTCPECEKGFTQHSHLLRHQRVHTGERPFKCLNCGKCYKSSGELMSHQRIHTDEKPFRCSQCSIGFKHSSDLTVHRRCHTGERPFTCSECGKGFTQSSTLFNHQRIHTGERPFPCSKCGKRFTRPSHLLSHQRVHISERPFTCSECGKGFTQSSNLLRHQRAHK, from the coding sequence ATGGAAGAAAAGAACAATGTTCATATCAGGGACAAACCGTACGCATGCTCTGTGTGTGAACGAAGTTTTACCCAATCATCTGGCCTATCAAGACACAAATGCAGTTCGAAAAGAGAGAAGCCTTGGAAGTGTGTggactgtgggaagggattcatttCACCGTCAGTGCTCGAAATCCATCGGCGTGGTCACACCGGGGAGCGACCGTTCATCTGTTCCAcctgtgggaagggctttactcAGTCAGCCAACCTGCTGGAGCACCAGCGAGTTCATACTGGGGCGAGACCATTCACCTGTCCTGAGTGTGGGAAgcgattcactcagtcatccaaCCTGCTGACTCACCAGCGATCTCACACTGGGAAAAGGCCGTTTACCTGTCCCgagtgtgagaaaggattcactcaACATTCACATCTGCTGAGGCATCAGCGGGTTCACACCGGCGAGAGACCCTTTAAGTGCCTGAACTGCGGGAAGTGCTATAAAAGTTCTGGGGAACTCATGTCCCATCAACGTATTCACACCGATGAGAAGCCGTTCAGGTGCTCTCAGTGCAGCATCGGGTTCAAGCATTCCTCTGATCTGACTGTCCACCGGCGCTGTCACACTGGCGAAAGGCCTTTCACTTGTTCAGAGTGCGGGAAGGGTTTCACTCAGTCTTCGACTCTGTTCAACCACCAGCgaattcacaccggggagagaccGTTCCCCTGCTCCAAGTGTGGGAAGAGATTCACTCGGCCGTCTCACCTGCTCAGTCACCAGCGGGTTCACATTAgcgagaggccgttcacctgctccgaGTGCGGAAAGGGATTTACTCAGTCGTCCAACCTGCTGCGGCATCAACGAGCTCACAAGTAA